A genomic segment from Coccinella septempunctata chromosome 3, icCocSept1.1, whole genome shotgun sequence encodes:
- the LOC123309086 gene encoding ankyrin repeat and SAM domain-containing protein 1A-like isoform X2, which translates to MGKDQELLEAARKGNVAVVEKILGQRAKRSGPLASLRRGPGANVQDSSGYSALHHASLNGHKEIVRLLLDHDASTNIIDVKGSSPLHLAAWSGNVDIVRMLLSGPSICNVNLTNKDDETALHCAAQYGHTAVVSLLLEYACDPGIRNCRGETALDLAAQYGRLDTVELLVRTDPSLMQCLRRAAPDIVYPHTPLHLASRNGHRAVVEVLLRAGFSVNMRTKAGTPLHEAALCGKVEVVKTLLEHGVNTSIRDATNYTVMDLLSQFNTAPASQEIMGILKRHKRGLPLADSDGESNHPFPAVPHPDSDLGSPYENVRPSSKNSRSGTTDPSPGTSPLRWDSYHKHARPPEGFEDRRTSGVSMNENYHILRNPQKILDLTPLHGIEFSFTEDLTARKESITSIDSYHTAFDSSLESESSRESDLSDFYQIPCAPKQFMDAEDSHFLSANKDSDQISLSSTASSYGNSRRPDSGGIPLYIPMNMNSKGGYSPISNHSKVSPTPPKKPPRRNISISPTHLQPMSMSVDGVGNNAYEYLFLSHSGTRSQGNLSDLDLEHRRERLSHGRSVDQYVEMNVFNIALDDDEVQRSGKELHRGKSEDLDCRKKAEPVAITSMYENVIIKKQNPRRKLRRNPEVYEDFNFKRKEDAAGTSLPESSFVSKAYIVIRDSDNSSSNEGFESCNSRTIERRCSLNKYPLSPTHYVQPPTPEHPPPNPSEAENLIFQKIRPLSQEYKRLSRDMETETEEEYLMIYERSSGSFSSSVSLSDRSMDNVIEEYYSDAPFAGLKKGSSRVLETINQNTPAVRPKSLKKLKVLYDSSNISNNSNTSTDDIKSDTEKSSSSEKESENKENKSQVNPDRLSTLSPFDEQEEWAKIQEIMASFGTGIVRESVFVAELEKEFQNRLMTLSYSQNSLNSEPSNNIETWLQSLGVGDYTGLFKNSGFDDIHFLNGVLEESDLIDMGLSSDNERRVILNAVSQLPTKIHEISLNNNNSEQNSVNQWLKDIHLEQYSETFAKHLYHDMERIKRIWDVELSAVLDIDKIGHRKRILASVSNGEHIVTGPKLDEINPELNSTPKSESDQSSTDAKTHSAHSFESNTGTIRHRRKKSRPAPPPPILDKKNSGEGSEGRKSGDLVVGGGNSIKSHWKHQPMLLITGVIKYAANYLGSTTIREFRGTESTKKSLEKMRKSSDHPSQEIVLSISYRGIKFLNPLNQNVICEHEIRNMNCACQDTEDRTYFAYITKDDEQFYCHVFQAVKMDQAIDIILTLGQAFELAYQMALREQVTCKTKGNRTTATDVHKSTASPTSTSSQGRDFKESTASSVRSSDLRMNGHPLRMKPLTLSIAADGVLSDVGTLQKGNDE; encoded by the exons ATGGGGAAAGATCAAGAGCTGCTTGAGGCTGCAAGAAAGGGGAATGTTGCCGTTGTTGAGAAAATCCTAGGACAGAGAGCCAAAAGGAGTGGCCCTCTGGCAAG TTTACGCAGAGGACCTGGTGCTAACGTACAAGACAGTAGCGGATATTCAGCTCTACATCACGCATCTTTAAATGGGCACAA GGAAATCGTAAGACTGCTTCTGGACCATGACGCATCGACGAATATCATCGATGTCAAAGGATCTTCTCCCCTTCATCTGGCAGCTTGGTCCGGCAACGTTGACATTGTACGGATGCTGTTGTCCGGACCGTCTATCTGCAATGTCAATCTGACG aataaGGACGACGAAACTGCACTCCACTGCGCAGCTCAATACGGTCATACAGCCGTTGTTAGCCTTCTTCTGGAGTATGCGTGCGATCCAGGCATAAGGAATTGTAGGGGGGAGACGGCCTTAGATTTGGCAGCGCAATATGGCAG GTTGGATACGGTGGAGTTGCTGGTCAGAACGGATCCTAGTTTGATGCAGTGTTTGAGGAGAGCGGCGCCTGATATTGTTTACCCTCACACCCCGTTGCACCTGGCCAGCAGGAATGGTCACAG ggccGTAGTGGAGGTGTTGTTGAGGGCTGGATTCAGCGTGAACATGAGGACGAAAGCTGGCACGCCTCTGCACGAAGCCGCCCTGTGCGGTAAAGTGGAAGTTGTGAAAACGCTTCTAGAACACGGGGTCAACACGTCCATAAGGGACGCAACCAATTATACTGTGATGGACCTGCTGAGCCAGTTCAACACTGCTCCCGCGTCTCAAGAAATCATGGGCATTTTGAAAA GGCACAAAAGAGGTCTTCCATTAGCTGATAGCGACGGGGAATCTAACCATCCCTTCCCTGCCGTACCCCATCCGGATTCCGATCTGGGTAGCCCTTACGAGAACGTCAGGCCATCTTCCAAGAACTCCAGATCGGGTACGACAGATCCGTCTCCAGGGACGTCACCCCTAAGGTGGGACAGTTACCATAAACACGCCAGACCACCCGAGGGTTTTGAAGATAGGCGGACTTCGGGAGTGTCCAT GAATGAAAATTACCATATCTTAAGAAACCCCCAAAAAATCCTAGATTTAACACCGTTGCACGGAATTGAGTTTTCGTTTACGGAGGACCTGACCGCTAGGAAGGAAAGCATTACCTCTATCGATAGTTATCATACGGCTTTCGATTCCTCGCTAGAATCAGAGTCTTCAAG GGAATCGGATCTGAGCGACTTCTACCAGATACCTTGCGCTCCGAAGCAGTTCATGGACGCCGAAGACAGTCATTTTCTGTCCGCCAACAAGGACTCTGACCAGATAAGCCTGTCCAGCACCGCTTCCAGCTACGGCAATTCGAGAAGGCCGGACAGCGGTGGTATACCTCTCTACATTCCGATGAACATGAACAGCAAGGGCGGATACAGCCCTATATCGAACCATAGCAAAGTGTCG CCGACGCCACCAAAGAAACCACCACGTAGGAACATATCAATCTCCCCCACGCACCTCCAACCGATGTCCATGTCAGTGGACGGAGTGGGCAACAACGCCTACGAATACCTATTCCTCTCCCACAGCGGCACGCGCAGCCAGGGCAACCTGAGCGATCTGGACCTGGAGCACCGCAGGGAGAGGCTGTCGCACGGGAGGAGCGTGGACCAGTACGTCGAGATGAACGTCTTCAACATCGCCCTGGACGACGACGAGGTGCAGAGATCGGGCAAGGAGCTACACAGGGGGAAGAGCGAGGACCTGGATTGTCGGAAGAAGGCCGAACCGGTGGCGATAACCTCCATGTACGAGAACGTGATCATAAAGAAGCAGAACCCGCGCAGGAAGCTGCGCAGGAACCCCGAGGTGTACGAGGACTTCAACTTCAAGAGGAAAGAAGACGCGGCCGGCACGTCGCTGCCGGAATCCTCCTTCGTTTCGAAGGCCTACATCGTCATCAGGGACAGCGACAATTCCTCGTCGAACGAGGGTTTCGAGTCTTGCAATTCGAGGACCATCGAGCGTAGGTGTTCCCTGAACAAGTATCCCCTGAGTCCGACCCATTACGTTCAACCGCCCACCCCCGAACACCCGCCTCCCAACCCCAGCGAGGcggaaaatttgattttccaaaaGATACGTCCGTTGAGTCAG GAATATAAAAGATTGTCGAGAGACATGGAAACGGAAACTGAGGAGGAATATTTGATGATCTATGAGAGATCAAGTGGTAGTTTCTCTAGCAGTGTGTCCTTGTCTGATAGAAGTATGGATAACGTTATTGAGGAGTATTATTCCGATGCTCCTTTCGCAG GTCTCAAAAAAGGTTCTTCGAGAGTACTCGAGACCATAAACCAAAACACACCAGCGGTCAGACCGAAATctttgaaaaaactgaaagttcTCTACGACTCCTCGAACATATCCAATAATTCCAATACGAGCACTGACGACATAAAGAGCGATACAGAAAAATCATCGAGTTCTGAAAAAGAGTCTGAAAATAAGGAGAATAAGAGTCAGGTGAACCCTGATAGGTTGTCTACCCTGAGCCCGTTCGATGAACAGGAGGAATGGGCTAAAATACAAGAAATAATGGCTTCTTTTGGTACTGGAATCGTGAGGGAAAGCGTCTTTGTGGCCGAGTTAGAGAAGGAATTCCAGAATAGATTAATGACGTTAAGTTATTCGCAGAATAGCCTCAACTCGGAGCCCAGTAATAATATTGAGACGTGGTTGCAGAGTTTGGGAGTTGGGGATTACACTGGTCTCTTTAAAAACAGTGGTTTCGATGATATACATTTTTTG AACGGAGTACTCGAAGAATCCGATTTAATAGACATGGGTTTGTCTAGCGACAATGAGCGCAGGGTGATATTAAACGCAGTCTCCCAATTACCAACGAAAATCCACGAAATATCCCTAAACAACAACAACAGCGAACAGAATAGTGTGAACCAGTGGTTGaaagatatccatttggaaCAGTATTCTGAGACTTTCGCAAAGCACCTGTATCATGATATGGAGAGGATTAAGAGGATTTGGGATGTTGAACTCAGTGCTGTTTTAGATATAGATAAAATAGGACATAGAAAAAGGATATTAGCTAGCGTGAGCAATGGCGAACACATTGTCACTGGACCAAAACTAGATGAAATCAATCCAGAGCTCAATTCAACTCCG AAATCCGAAAGCGACCAGTCTTCCACGGATGCCAAAACGCATTCTGCGCATTCTTTCGAAAGTAACACAGGCACGATACGTCACAGGAGAAAAAAATCACGACCTGCACCACCACCACCTATCctggataaaaaaaattcggGCGAGGGGTCTGAGGGCAGAAAATCTGGCGATCTGGTGGTTGGTGGTGGCAATTCCATCAAGAGTCATTGGAAACACCAACCTATGCTCCTGATTACTGGAGTTATCAAGTATGCAGCGAAC tacCTAGGATCTACTACTATCCGTGAATTCAGAGGGACGGAATCTACAAAGAAATCTttagaaaaaatgagaaaatcttCAGATCATCCTTCCCAAGAAATCGTTTTGTCTATTTCATACaggggaataaaatttctgaaccCTCTCAACCAG AATGTGATTTGTGAGCACGAGATCCGTAATATGAACTGCGCCTGTCAGGACACTGAAGACAGGACCTACTTCGCCTACATCACCAAGGATGACGAGCAGTTTTATTGTCATGTTTTTCAAGCTGTTAAAATG GACCAAGCCATCGACATCATCCTGACCCTCGGCCAGGCTTTCGAGCTGGCCTACCAAATGGCTCTGCGGGAACAGGTCACGTGTAAGACCAAAGGGAATCGCACGACCGCAACTGACGTCCACAAATCGACGGCGAGTCCCACTTCGACGTCTTCACAGGGCCGTGATTTCAAGGAGTCGACCGCCTCCAGCGTCAGGAGTAGCGACCTCAGGATGAACGGCCATCCTTTGAGGATGAAACCGCTGACGTTATCAATCGCTGCGGATGGCGTCCTGTCGGACGTGGGCACGTTGCAGAAGGGCAACGATGAATAG